Genomic window (Vigna radiata var. radiata cultivar VC1973A chromosome 1, Vradiata_ver6, whole genome shotgun sequence):
gtatatattttgtagaaacaaaaaataaggatataaatagaaaaaaaagtgaatgaaaGTGGAGAGATAAAGGATAGATaagaattgaataataaaataagtttgcAAAGATCTGAGATAAAGTAATGCATTGAATATTGAAAAGATTAAATTGATAAGAAAATAGATTTAATAAGTAGAACTTTTGAAAGAATAGTATAATATATACTGTAGAAGGTGAAATTAAAGAATTAGCAAGCAATGGTGGGGAGCAGAAGCAAAATAAGATCCCTTCCATTACAAAGAATTTAGGGTTTTATACAATTTTCCATAACTTAGATTTTTGCAGAACATTCCTCACTTTTCTCAAATCACTATTTCTCCATTCTTTTCAAAGTCAACAACCTCTCAatattcaatattcaatattcTTGCCTTctcattattaaattaatcatcTACTTTTTATTCACTCAGATATTAAACATAATTtcctaaatataaatttatttatttttgttttctttcagcAAAGCAAATGGAACTTTTACACATCTCTTTCTCCtagttaaaaataagatttatgtACGTGGaagtattattatttcaataattgtATAACTTACTTACTTGATACCTAAGGCTTTAGATACTTAATTATACCAAATTATCATTATATGCTCTTAATTTTGAAGCATGTTTAGGTATTACCAAACAGCCATAATTATGGTTAcaaatatatagatattattGAACTCAACAACTGCCACTCCAAACTCATAATTCAAaatcattcatatttttattcttatgagTAATTcctattatttcttattataagcCTTTTTCCACCCAAtttctaaaactattttaatactgAATTTTCAAGTTCTTCCTGGTGTTTATATCTAACCGacttatagaaattaaataaataaataatattttttaattatgttttgtttttaaattatatttattcgctgaattttataaaagtagtgtaaaatattatttctaacaAATGGTACGTGAAAGTTATAAGTCTACTGTAAAACCTTATTTATTAAATGGAAaatatttgagataatatttgttggaaaagatattttatattactttcatctaaagaataaatatatataattttagctTAGGAATAAAAccttgtttttaaaaatagtttataataaaaagcatatttaatatttaaaacagttaCTTCTTAATTACAAAGataattgaataagaaaacataaatcaaaactGATGGTATTTTCTAGATGAAATGCATGCCAAAGCTTTTACcgttattaaataaataatgtctGCCTAAAAATCATGCATTTGGTTTATAAAAAGGTACgaaataacatttatttgaattaattttttcttaaagattagagcacaaaattaggtttttcaaaaattaaaataagtgtGTCCGTTTTTTATGCgatttctctaaatttttacttttaacttatatataagtagattttacttgatttgtttttatttttaataaatctttGTGTAAAATTCGTCCATGTGCAacttttttgtttgttcttgACTACTTTACAAGTAATGCAAGtgactaatatatatatatattttttttgtattattcgTGCATTAATAGGTcacaaaatttaatgttatagtaattattatgttttgtttgttttacaCACAATAGAGATGGGAATTTAAAGGACTGCGATCATTTGTCCTTTTTTTTGtggtgaaaaaaaatattttgtggcCCATTGAATAACAAATATCCAAATTTTGAACCacagttattttttatttttttatttttatgataagctCATATTATTCcatgatttaaataaatataactttctcATGTTGTACCAGActttaatttgtaaaacaaataaatgaatgtCATAACTATACAAGTAGATGCTAATATTTGTTATGTACAAGTTAGTtactttcatatattattaataatattagatAAATTATTCAGCATTAAAAACATTATgcaatttatttaatgtttcaagaccaaaaatttgaataaaacgAATCTTCtatctttcatttaatttttatatcaagcTCATTCTTTTATAACATTAAGAAATAAGAGGCTATCAAAAGAATATGTACACGTGGGTTACTTGTTTGCCAGTTAACTACAAGGCCCATAGTCCGTAATGGACTAGGctgaagaaaaatatgtaaaaaaaaatatttttcttcctgcaccaaTATTTTCTTCCTGTATCCCATAGTCCTATAAATTGACCTAAttatcctttattaaaaaatattaaaaaccctaatatttcttccttctttcacaTTTCTGGAAATAGAAAGCAGCCACGAGGTTACAAGAATGTAACCACTGATGCtctttacataatattttatatgtttatttagtTTGTATGAATTTGAATGGTTTGTATTATGTTACAGTGCCTCATGAACGATTTCAGAGCTTTAGTCTGGTCCCCCATTTCCATGACTGATACAATCTCAGCTATTAGATCATTTTCCGAAAGCAACAAAACAGAAAGTCAATAGAAGCCTATGTAGATTTCTATTAAGGATTCAACATATTTGCATTAAGGATAGGATtgtacaaatttattaatatattttcttataaaatgtCACCAGtttctgaaaaaagaaaaaaagctcttaatgttgtttcttttaaattagtcagattgaaaataaattgaaagtcaaaatatatataactcaatGGGTtagaaacttaaattttttagagaaatgttttagtttaaaaaaagtcatgtatattgttttcatttatttttattaatgactcttttcatttttctgggGTAAAAGCatattcttataatataataaaaggcTAAGCACAAGGTGTGGCacctttttgttattttatgttttcatttttcccttttcattcttttatcaattattgcaaaataactttttttaaaataaacaattcctTAATCTTGAAGTtcgtttttatcattttaaaagatgaaaaacaagCTTTATTCCAATACCTGAATAAAATACAgtatgttttcattttctctatctACACTTCGTGAAATATCCTCACATGTGTTTCATCCATATTATAATTCGTACATAGGATTATAATTCTTATGAAAATTCATGAAATTATTGAAGATATAGACTTGTTGCATCTAACATGTAATAAATGTTTGATGTTGATCTAGGATAGTACAATGAATTAAGACATAATAAATATGAGGCGGAAACAATAATATAGCTAATATAACTTTAGTTTAAATTCTCTCTtggtactatttttttttatggtaatctcagttcggtctttatttttgtatttgtttcaaTTGGTTCATATTTTACGTAAAAATGAGCCAATTTTACCCTAATCATTAATTGGTCTCACACGACGTTAAATTTTGGCCATGTGGTGCAGAGAGAATGTGCTAATGTGTGTTCCTCACGACGTTAAATTTTGGGCATGTGGTGCAGAGAGAATGTGCTGATGTGTGTTCCTCACGACGTTAAATTTTGGGCATGTGGTGCAGAGAGAATGTGCTGATGTGTGTTTCTCATTTACGTGGagtgtttttattaaataaatagtgGTGATGTGACATTATTTACTTCCCTTTATTCTCTAGGGATATCAAAATTAGGGATTTGAAATTGGAATTGGGGATTTCATTTCCTCGTTGCGAGACAAAGCGGAATACGATCACCAACTGTAATACTGGACAAGACGAAGAGAATTCAGCTGACAGTTGACGCAAACTAAGGTAAGGTGGTTTCATTCCGTGTTTGGTTTTCTGTTTGAACGTATAAATGTCTTTTTGCTTTTACGAACATGTGCGTCTTTGATAATTGGGTTTTGTGTTGCTCTGTAACTATTTATAATGATTTGTGGTCCCTATTTTGCATGTTCAATTATTACATTGTAGTTTAGACATTGTGGTCCCGAATTTTCTTTGTTGAATTGTTTATCAGCTGTAGTGGTCCCCTGTCTGTGAGTGTTTCGTTAGTGGGGATGTTACTTTGTTCCCTGTCCCCTGTCTATTTCAGTGTGAGTGTTTAGTTAGTAAGTAAGTGTTCTCGTAGTGGTAGGAGtgtaattgaaataattttttcaccCCCATAATGTATAAGTAATAAAAGCAACTTTTTGATACGGATGAAGAATATATTAAAGTTGTGGTCCACCATAGTGGACATTTTGCCAGTGATGATAATGGGTAGTTAAAATTTGATGGAGAGAGAGCATAATGGTCTTGTGATCCAGACCTGTGGAACTATTTTGGCATAGTAACCTCAGTTAAAGAATTAGGTCAAATGGACGTTAAAGAATTATGGTACAGTTTAAGAGGTCAGTCTGTGGACCCACATAGGTTAGAATTATTAACTGATGATAGGGGTGTCATGCATATGTTGAGCATTGCTAGGTTAAATGATGAAGTTCATTTGTATGTGGTTCATAATATGATGGAACCAGAAATAATAGAAATGATTGATTTGGTTGGTGGTCATCTTGATGATGAAGGTGATGTTGCAACACAAGTGGAGGAGGTTGAGGTTGTTGGTGATGGTGAAGTTCAAACAGAAATGGTGGAGGGTGAGGGTGAGGGTGAGGGTGAGGGTGATGGTGAGGTCCACACTGAAGTTGAAACAGAAATGGTGGAGGGTGAGGGGGATGCCCATGAGGGTGATGGTGAGGTCCATACTGAACTTGGAAAAGAAATGGTGGAGGGTGAGGGTGATGCCCATGAGGATGATGGTGAGGTCCATACTGAACTTGGAACAAAAATGGTGGAGGGTGAGGGTAATGCCCATGAGGGTGATGTTGAGTTCCATACTGAAGTTGGAATAGAAATTGTGGAGGGTGAGGGTGATGCCCATGAgggtgatggtgatgatggtgAGGTCCATCAGGTTGAGGATGGTGAGGTTCATCATGTAGGGGAAGCTGAGGTACATGAGGTACATGATTTTGAGCTAGAGGATTTAGGAGAGGATGATGATGTAGAGGACAACGAGGGTGAGGATGTCCATGAGGCAGAGACTGAGGACAAAGATGTagatgatgaagaagttgaTGTTAGTGAAGAAAGTCTAATTGATGTCAGCGTCCAGTGTGACATTGGGACTTCTAAAGAAAATGTGAGACAAGAACCTTCCAGTCCAGTAGTTGAGTCTTCATGGTCAACAGATAATGTTTGTATTCATGATGTCCGTGGGTTGTCTAACAATGAGTGGCTATTAGAGGAGTTGATTAGTGAAGCAGATAGTGAGGACGATGATGGGTCCACTAAGATAAGGTTTCCCACTTTTAGTATGCCTAAAAGTTTGGAGGCTTATAAATGGGAAGTACGAACCTATTTCACTGAGAAAAAAGGAATTCACAGATGCCATTAGGACTTATGCACTAAGTGATGGgagaagtttaaaatttattaagaatgacAAGAAAAGGATTTCTGTGAAGTGCTTGGGTGGAAAAggaaattttaaatgatatgcCTATTGTTCCTTTAGGAGTGATGTCAATGCATGACAACtaagaaaagtgtttgatgCTCATAGCTGTAGTAGAGACTTCAATGTAAAGTTGATGACTTCAAAGTGGTTGAGTTAAAGGATGGAGAAAACTGTGAGAGAAAACCCTACTATGAAGGTCATGGACATTACAGAGAAAGTCACTAGGAAATGGAATGTAGGAATTTCAAGAAATATGGCTTTTAGGGCAAGAGCCATGGCAAAAGATAATGTTGAAGGGTCATTCAAGGAACAATTTAGAAGACTTTATGATTATGGTCATTAGCTGCTGAAAATAAATCCAGGTACaacaatacaaataaaagtTGATAATAATAATGGTGAGGTAATATTCCAAAGATTTTATGCATGCTTGAAGGCATGCAAGGATAGCTTCATTTGTTGTAGACCTATTATTGGGTTGGATGGATGCTTTTTGAAAGGCAAGTATGGAGTGGAGTTACTAACAACAGTGGGAAGAGATGGAAACAAGCAAATGTTGCCCGTAGCATATGCTGTTGTTGAggtagaaaacaaagactcgTGGACTTGGTTCTTGGAGCATCTAATTGAGGACCTTGGTGGAGAAGTTGTCTGTGCAggatgcacatttatttcaaacCAACAAAAGGTCAATCAATGTTCAATATCTTCTACATATAACTGAATATCTTCATTACACAAATGTTAATTACAATATATTGTATATGTAACTCAACATCTTGAATATGTCAGGGTCTTTTGCCAGCTATTCAAGATCTTCTACCTGGGGTAGAACAAAGATTTTGTGTTAGGCATTTATATTCAAACTTCAGAAAAATATTTCCTGGAAAAAATCTTAAACGTCTCATGTGGAGGGCAACAACAGCCACATATCCACAACAATGGGAGGCTGAAATGAGGAATATTAAAGACATAAATTTAGACGCATTTAAATACTTGCTTGCCATTCCACCTAGGTATGTATTCGgttataattatttcatatactCACAGTTGACATTTAAATACTTGACAAGTTATATTTACTTATCCCAGGTTCTGGTCAAGATCTAAATTCACCTCTAGATCACAATGTGACACTCTTGTGAACAACATGTGTGAGGCCTTTAATAGTATGCTAGTTGATAGTAGGTCTAAGCCAATTATTAGCATGTTAGAAGACATTAAAGTTTACATTATGAAGAGATGGGCTGCCAACAGGACAAAGATGACATCATATCAAGGTTCAATTTGCCCTAAGGTTTTGAACAGATTTCAGAAGGAGTCATGGTTAACTAGATATTGGTTACCAAGGTAACTTTTATAAAGTTTGTTTCCATTCATGTTAAGTATGCTTCCATTGATTTTAGGCATTTATATTGATCCAACTAACTGTGTTGTCAATTGTGTATTAATTACAGGTAGtcaagagaaaaaatatttgaagtcaAACATATTTCACAGTTTGGGCAACAATTTGTTGTGAATGTTGACAGCATCGACTGCACAATGTAGAAAATTGACAATTATTGGAATTCCTTGTAGTCATGCCATAACtacaataaaatttttgaatataaatgtaGAAGACTACATTGGGCACTGGTTTAAGAAGTCTACGTATGAAGAGACTTACAACACAATTATTAACCCTATTAATGGTCAACATGTCTAGGATGTTACAccatattcaaatatattaataccaAAGAAGAGGACAATGCCAGGAAGGCCTAAGAAGAAACGAAGGTTGGAGGATTGagagttgaagaagaatgaaaatgaattaagaAATGGTGGACACAGAAAAAAATGTGTCATCTGCAAAGAACttggacacaacaaaaaaatttgtcCACAAAGACCTTCAATAGTAGAGGTTCCTACTGCCCAATCTGCTAAATAAACAGAAGTCACCCAACCTCCACCAACAGATGTTCCAATAACTCAAGAATCTACTATGCTTCGTACTGACCAATGTCCTGAACAACCAGAACCCAGCCAACCTTCAGCAACACAAGTTCCTATTACTCACGAAACAACTATGCATGTATCTAATGAATGATCTAATGTACtgaacttatttatattttgtagcaAATGTTTGCTCTATCATTTTGAACACACTCTGTTATGGTGTAATCTTCATGTATTTTGGATATGTAAGTTGATGTATTTTAGATATGTAATACAATGGTCTTATCATTTTGAACACACTCTGTTATGATGTAAGATAATGATTTTGGTAATGACAAAGTGATTATTGTCCAATTTCATTATCAGTCATGATCTTTATTGCTCATTGCTTTATGATGTTTGTTTTCCACTTAAATGaccaatataatttaaagaaattaaatcagACACATTATCACTATAATCACTCACCTTCATAAATAAAAGACACATTACATAAAAGCCAAGTTTCACCAATGAAATCAAATGAGACAATATCAACCAAGTTTCAACAACATTGCTAATACAATTACATTCAAAACAAATATCACGAAGATCATCCCCACTAAGAATTTCAACCACTTTTCCAACTTAACTAAACGTTTCTCTATAAAATCCATTCTGATCTTTTCACCATATGTTTCTTCCATCTACAGCACATTGTGTTCATCACACCTACATCTTCATTTCTTACACTACCACTCCTTTCTTCTACATTCGGCCCATTTCCTTCATTTCCTTCTTCAATGCACCACTGAAAGAAGTTGTAGCCAACCAATTCTTCACTCCCACCCTGTTCAACAAGAAGACACACTCCTTCGCGAAAACCCAAATAAATAGACAAAGATTTGTGCTTATGTAAAACTGACCTTGAAGTTAGGGCAACCCCAGAATTTTTCCCCTTGTTTTTAGGGGTTATCGCAATGCGGAACATGCATTCTAACCACAGAAGCATATGGGTTTTGCACCCAACCTCCTAACACTGCCACTATTGTGTTGCTGATAACGGTAATtattaccattatctatggtgcatttttcatgccaaatcaacactcctgaagCTTTAAACATGTTTGATCCTCTTCTTTTTATCCAATTCTGTGAATAAAacttagcttaggttacacgttagttttcatctcttttcctcaaattttgtaggaacattGCTTGTTTTGGATAGACATTGAAGTTCTTGAAGGTGGAGAACCAAGGAAGGCCTAgaagttgaagatttgaagatgtTCTCTGCACAAGTCACGCTCAGGCGCCCCTGGtgggcgcccaggcgcccccAGCTCGCAGTTTTGGACAATTGCCCACGCCCAGGCGCCCCTggggggcgcccaggcgccttCAGCTCGCAGTTTTGGCCAGTTTCTCACGCTCAAGCACCCCTGGgggggcgcccagcgcccttcagCTTGCTGTTTTCACTGGTTtgtcacgcctgggcgccccagaGGGGGGCGCTCGGCGCGACCTTATTTGCTGAGTTAGCACCCTAGAACTATAAATAgcacacagttttcgagggCACACGACTCTTGGCGGCTGAAGCTTTGGAGCATCGTTTTGGACCTTTTGGAGCAAGTTTTGGGCTGTGGGAACtcacccatcttcttccttgggtcttcttcttcaccattttcattccattgtaagctcaagctctccattaatggagagctaagttcattattgttggagagtgatgtaaactaggaacttcttgtaaatgcacttgtgtttaaatgaaaaatgcttctttcattgcttgttggtgtttttgtctttctcttaatgttagttatgacttgatcaaccatagcttgaTTGTGGGGTTTACTTAAGGTTGGGAAACTTTGGGTAAAActtgaactagactaaacacctaagggatatagtgtctagggatagaactagaacctttagttgtcttaaacttcttttcttaatgcgggtgaatttggtggattaccaagggattgggatttaacaAATGAACCNAGGCTaactcaccaagggattgggttttagtAAATTAGCTAGTTGGCAAGAANAAGTANTTNATGAAGGGTattgtagtgcatttgcatagcaaggaattagttgaaatcattctccaacatgttcattccacatagtcatcaatcattttcatattcacTAGTTTTGGCCCcaattagttcaaattttacttatgcataaaatttactttctttgcataataccaaccaaaaattggaatcattctttagcttgagttagttagtaattatacgagtGTAGAGTAATATCgaagtctctagggaaacgatttccggtcttaccggctttactacttgcacgacttggtacacttgccaaagtcctAACAGTTGCATGACCAAACCCAAACATTTGCAAGACGAAAATGAACGAGACATTTCCTTACCAGCACCTCAACAGCACAGTGCTTGGCGAAGACGAAGGTGTGCTTGGTGAAGACGAAAGACGAAAGATGAACCTCTTCTTCCTCAGGACGAAAATACACTTTGGATGAGAGAGACTGCCCTTAAATGTTAGGGCTTGGTCGTCCACCTGGATAAAACACAAGAGTCATTCAGTTTTAGTGCACAATGCCATttggataaaagaaaaaatacagcTCAGCTAAATTTAACACTGTTTGAGACCAATTAACGGTTAGGATAAAATTgactcatttttacaaaaaatatgactcaattgagacagaTGCAAAAATGAAGACCGAACTGAAATTACCATACAAAAATGAAGATAAggaagggtttaaacctataatttttcttaacatgaaaaaaaacgTGAGAAGCAACTATTAAATaacaacaattataaataaaaaaaatcataaataaaaaacaccaaaacttttaattgaagaatttttcaaaGATAAAACTCATGAGTAGTttagactaataaaatagttttactatgataaaaaaaaaatacaaatgagTCTTTATAATGTGCACAAAATAGTTTTAACACCTAATCAAACAACAAACTTACAAATAATtgtaagaaagataaaaaaaaacctaaatacTTAATTACAATGCAAACATAATTTCTCTAAAATCATACCTCGTATAAACAATCAAATATTAgaatataatgttaattttaaaaagaaaactcagtaaaaaaatgtgaaaaaatattttcctcttcttttccttctataTGGTAGGATTCTAAATGAATTctgattctattttttttttatttttatctctcgCTTACTTTTTAGCTTTATATTATCTAGGTTAAATAGgacatgaatatttttttagctttttctCTACATAAAAAAGAGCTCATTacttaatacataaataattagatATGACAAATATGAGACAAATTTTTCACACatgtaattctaaaataaaggtttaattttttttcattcacacATAAATCGTtcacaaatttttttcattaattatgagatattattttaagaatgtaTTGTTAGtcctttaataaaatattttttaatttttatatttacttttattaagtattataaatatttattttcatactgtatataatgagaaaataatttcaaaagttattaatattaataatgaagGCTAATTTGTCacactaataataatttaaaaaaaaatagttaaattaattatttttcttggtatgtaaataattagatgacttagaatttttttacaatatttcgtttatataatataaatatatgcttAAAATAAGAGTACCGTATATGTTTAGTAACAGTTAGTGGGTTTTTAAATATTCActatctccttttttttttcagcaaaaTATTCTCTTTTTTGCTAGAGGAAAAGGAAGGAATTAATACTCTAGTTAGTACATAGGTAAGTTTTCATTCTCAATATTTGTTAAAGTGGTtgccaaataattcaaatgtccTATTTACctatttctcaaaaaaaaaattaacataacaaTCAATTTATCATCCTCTCTCTATCTTATAAAAgcatattaatgataaaataaaatatttagcgtcataaaatacatttaatagaaaataaaactaaaagaatattgtaacaaaaaattagaattagttaaaagaaaaagtccTCGTGTCACAAATACTTGTTggtgacaataataataatattgtaaatcaAAATGAGTAAAGTGTTTTATTGATTGTTTTCATCTATCGTACTGATATTTCAAtgacattattatttataaggTTACATTCAATCATTGGTGAAAATGAGAGGCTAGCAGCTATTATTTGAATCGTTGGCATTGAACATCATAGCCCAAATATTTACGTCACAATTCTCCCTTTTTAAGTAATCTATTTTTGAACCACTTGTTCATGTCCAAATCCAAATATTGGACTATTTCAcaataataagtaattaaattaattatcactTTCTCCATTAGACAATTATATATGCTTCCTACAAACCCTACCTACTactagaggtgtcaatttaatcCATGACCTCGGGGTCAATCCCAACCCACTGTTGAAAAAATCCTATTTTAAGAAGCTCCTTAAGTAAGGGAccagaaaaaagccccaactcccaaaaccccctctcaattgggttagggtcagggttaaagtgagTTTAGTCCtactccaaaactttaattaaattttagtctcactccaaaacttcaaattaaattttagaaataatataatttatatatatatatatatatatatatataattttttgtaattttactctctctctaaattatacaatttttattttaattattttacgtaaatttttttacttctca
Coding sequences:
- the LOC106759197 gene encoding spore wall protein 2-like — encoded protein: MDVKELWYSLRGQSVDPHRLELLTDDRGVMHMLSIARLNDEVHLYVVHNMMEPEIIEMIDLVGGHLDDEGDVATQVEEVEVVGDGEVQTEMVEGEGEGEGEGDGEVHTEVETEMVEGEGDAHEGDGEVHTELGKEMVEGEGDAHEDDGEVHTELGTKMVEGEGNAHEGDVEFHTEVGIEIVEGEGDAHEGDGDDGEVHQVEDGEVHHVGEAEVHEVHDFELEDLGEDDDVEDNEGEDVHEAETEDKDVDDEEVDVSEESLIDVSVQCDIGTSKENVRQEPSSPVVESSWSTDNVCIHDVRGLSNNEWLLEELISEADSEDDDGSTKIRFPTFSMPKSLEAYKWEVRTYFTEKKGIHRCH